TTCTTAATTAACGACAAGGATGATAACTCCGATTTAATTTCACTGATCCCATATTGGGGCGCACGTGGAATTATAAAAATTCAAGAAATTCCAAAGAATAATTGGTTGAGTGCCAACGATACAATACTAACGCGTTTGCAAATGCTACCGGACAACGCCCCTGAATACGAAAAGAAGATGTTCAAAGGTTTGTTTGGCAGTTTCGACAGTTCTACCTCAAAAGATGTAAAGGTGAGTAGTCTTAAAAATACTTTCTATACTACAATGGCCAAATCCCGCACCCTACTTAATGAGAAAGCCCAACCCTATTATGAAGCCGATTCCAAAAGTGTAAAAAATGTTAACTTAGGTATGTTGGTAGTTCTCGCTATTGTCCTATTTCCTTTGGTCCTATTTATCTGGGGGCTTTTGGGCGCGTTTGCAGTGCTTTTAACCTGTATTGTTTTGGCCTTTGTGAATGTTCATATGGTTAAGAAAAATTCAAAAGGGAATCAGGTTTTTGCAGAATTGAAGGGATTTAAGAAGTTTGTTAAAGTTGCTGAAGAAAATAAACTGAAAATGCTGCTCTCTGAAGATCCAACGTATTTTGAAAGTACCATGAGTTATGCCCTGGCCTTCGGATTGTTCGATAGGTGGTCGAAAAAATTTGACGCTTTACACATGGCGCCTCCCAGTTGGTATTCATCTCAAGGAAACCATCACATGAATATGAATAACTTTTCCCGCTCTTTTTCCGGCGCAATGTCTTCGGCTCAATCGACCATGGTTAGTGCACCCTCCAGTAGTTCTTCCGGCGGAGGAGGATCCTCCGGTGGGGGTTTTGGCGGCGGTGGCGGTGGAAGCTGGTAATATGGCTACAATTTCAACTAACCTCTAAATGATAAAACCATGACAACACGTAGAAAATTCATCAAACAAGTATCGGTTGCCTCAGGCGGTATTTTGTTACCTGCACCCGATTTCAGAAATATATTTTCACCTATAAAACAAAAAGTAGTAATTATTGGCGCAGGTTTTTCGGGCCTGGCAGCCGCGTACAAGCTGAAAAACAAAAATGTAGATGTTACTATATTGGAAAGTAGAAATAGAATTGGAGGAAGGGTATTTTCACATAAGATGACAGACGATTTGGTTATCGAATTGGGAGGAGAATGGGTTGGAAATTCACACGAGAGAATACACGCTTTGTGCGGTGAGATGAATCTGGAATTGTTCAACAATCAGTTTAATACCCATCTTCTTTATAAAGGAGACTATTCTCCCGCCGGCGCCTGGGATTACAGTGAAGGATGGAACACCAAGCTCAACAAAATGCTGGAAGACTATGCAGATCTAACCGATAAGGAAAAGCTGGTGATGGACAAAATGGACTGGTGGCGTTATTTGGTGAACAATGGCTGCGATGGTCGTGATCTGGATATCAGAGAATTGTTGGACAGCACCGATTTTGGTGAAAGTATCCGTCAGGTTTCTTCCTTTGCCGCGATTGCCGAATATGCCGAAAGCAGTGAGAATAACGAAATGGATTTAAAGATCAAAGGCGGAAACGGAATGCTTGCTGAAAGGCTTTCAGAAAAAATAGGAAAAGAAAAGATCCTTCTGAAGCATACGGTTTCCCGAATAGTTCAGGACAGCAAGGTAAAAGTGTATTGTGAAAATGGCAAGGTGTTCGAAGCCGATAAAATTATTTGTACCATTCCCACCTTTGCAATGCAAAAAATTGATTGGCACCCGGGATTACCTTCCGAAAAAGTTGATGCATTGAATGAATTACAGTACGCCCGTATTAACAAACACGCAATGCTCTTTAATCAGCGGTTCTGGAAAGACGAAAGTTTCGATATGATTACCGATCAGAGTCCGCATTATTTCTATCATGGTACCAAAAATCAGAAATCGGGGCAAGGGGTGCTTATTTCGTATAGTGTTGGTGAAAAAGCTGCAGTGATTGCCAATCAGACAGATGCATGGAATGCCAAAATGATCAATGAGACCTTACAACCTCACTTTGGAAATGTTGCATCTCAGTTAAAGAATCAGGTAAATTATTACTGGGGCAACGATTCGTATTCGAAAGGGGCTTATGCATTGTATGGAAAAGACCAATGGTTTAGAGTGAGACCAATTTTAGAGGAATCCTTTTTACACACTCACTTTGCAGGAGAGCATCTTGCCGATTGGCAAGGCTTTATGGAAGGCGCCATCAATACAGGGGAAGCCGCAGCCGATATGATTTAAATTTTATTTATTTGAATTCTTTTGGTTATTCAGAAGCGTTTTCTTTTTTAGGAAGCATCGATTGCAAAACTATCGCAATCCCCATAACCAGAGCACAACCTGCCAAATTCAGCCATAAATAGGGCATAAGGTCAATCCACCATACATAGATGATGATTGCCTGGGTGATAATTGCGGCTGTAAATACAGCTTTACTTTTCACATATTTAATAAAAAAGGCAAGTAAAAAGATTCCGAGAACATTTCCGTAGAAAATAGAACCAATAATATTTACCAGCTGAATTAAATTATCGAATAGATTAGCAATGCAGGCCACTAAAATAGCGATAATCCCCCATAACAATGTAAACCATTTGGACGCCTTTACATAGTGCTTGTCATCGCGAACACCCACATTCCTTTTGTAAAGATCGATGGTTGTAGTAGAACCCAAGGCATTCAATTCGGAGGCCGTGGAAGACATGGCAGCACTTAAAATTACAGCCAGCAATAGTCCAATTAAGCCTCGCGGCAGATTGTTGAGAATAAAATGAATAAATACATAATCCTTATCATTTGTTTCGGCTTCGGGATTGGCTTTTTTAATGATTGCTTTGGATTGTTCCCGTAATTCATCTTCAGTGACATTGATAATCTGAATCTCTTCTTTCAACAATTCTTTTTCTGAAGCACTGTTTGTCGTTGTAAACGCCAATTGCTTCGAAATAAGTTGTTCGTCCAACGCATTTTTTTCAGTGACCAAATCCTTATACTCCTGTGCATAGGGGGAAGCCATTACATCTTCTACAGCAGCAGGATTAAAGTGTAAAGGGGAGCTGTTAAACTGATAAAAAACAAAAACCATGATTCCTACCAACAATATAAAAAACTGCATTGGAACCTTTAGTAGGCCGTTAAAGATCATGCCCATCTGACTTTGACGCACCGATTTTCCTGAAAGATACCGCTGCACCTGACTTTGATCCGTTCCAAAGTAGGACAGAGCGAGGAAGCTTCCGCCAATAATTCCGCTCCAAAAAGTGTAACGATTGTCAAAATCGAACGAAAAATCCAGAATTTCCATTTTCCCGTTGGCACCTGCAATTTCCAATGCTTTAGAGAAGGTTATGTCTAGTGGTAAATAATTCAGAATTAATAAAAAGGCGATCAACATCCCTGCAAATATCACAGCCATTTGCTGCTTTTGCGTAACACTTACGGCCTTTGTGCCACCACTTACAGTATAGATTATAACTAAAACACCAATAATGACGTTGAGGTAAATAAGATTCCATCCCAACACTGCCGATAGTATGATAGCCGGTGCAAAAATGGTTATTCCGGCTGCCAGTCCTCGCTGAATTAAAAACAAAATTGCTGTTAGCGTACGCGTTTTTAAGTCGAAACGGGTTTCCAAATATTCGTAGGCCGTAAAGACTTTGAGTCGGTGGTAGATTGGAATAAAAACCAAACAGATAACCACCATCGCAATTGGCAATCCGAAATAAAACTGCACAAACCCCATTCCGTCGTGAAACGCCTGTCCCGGAGTAGATAAAAAGGTGATAGCACTGGCCTGAGTAGCCATAACACTTAAACCAATGGTCCACCATTTGGCATCGCTACCCCCTTTGAGGTAGTCGGTCACGTTTTTGCTCCCACGTGTTTTATAGGTCCCGTAAAGAACAATAAAGAGTAGGGTTCCCCCAAGTACAATCCAGTCTATTTGCTGCATATTAGGTATAGTGTTGCATTAAAAAATAGAAGATGACGATGTACAGGGCATTTAAAAGTAATACCACCGTGTATTTCCATTTCCAGACGAACTTTTGATTTTCTTCAGTCATATTAATTTCCTAAGGAGAGTAAATTGGCAAACAGGCGATATGCTCCGGGAACTCCCGCCGGAAGTTCTCTAAAGAAGCTCAATCCTGTGTAAATATAGTGCCCTTTTCCGTATTTGGCGACCAGTAAAGACCCTTTGGTCAAAGGTTCTCCCTTGTCGTGCATTCCCAAAATAGGAGTGAATTCTGCCGCCCACTCATCCGGAAAATAGAGTCCGCGTTCCTGTACCCAGTTTTTAAAATCGTCCTGTGTAATTTTATTTGGGGTGTTCAGGACAGGATGATCGGGTGCTAAAATTTCTACTTCTGAATTTTCATCGGTAACCCGATCGCGAGAGAGTTTAAGGGATAACGGCCCAAAATCGGTATCGTTCATTCCCCGACTCGTATTGTATTGAAGCAGCAAAGTACCTCCGTTTTGCACGTAATTGTTGAGTTCGGTTTGTTTGTAATCCAGTTCGGGAACTGTGTTATAAGCTCTAATTCCAACTACAATCGCATCAAATTGTTGTAAATTCTCTGAAGTTATTTGCGAAGGTTCGATAGTGGTAACGGTATAGCCAATTTCTTTTAAACTTTCGGGGATCGCGTCACCTGCACCGTTTATATAACCAATTTGTTGTCCTTTTTTCTGAATATCAAGTCGCACCACCCGTGCTTCCGAAGGTAATAAAACACTTTGAAACGGAATATGGTCGTAGTCTATTGTAACAAGCTCTTTGTTGTAAAACACATCGCCAATTTGCAATAAAGGCTTGAAATAGCCGTCATTTTGTTCCTTTGGCGGCTGTACAGTAAAGACAAGGGTTTGTTGTTGTCCTTTTTTGGCAATATTGAAAACATGTTGAGCAGGGGAGACCACCCATCCTTTTGGATGCTGAAGTGTGACGGTTCCATTTATATTATCACGGCCCGATTGTACAATTACCGGAATTTCTCTTGAGGCTTCTGTTGCGAAAATGAGTACTTTTTCGGGGATAGAGGAGGTTACATCCGGGATTACTTCAAATGGACGATACACTTCCCCGTCTACAGGATCGTTAAACTTATACACTATGTTACGGTCAAAACTTATTTGTCTTCCCTCAATAGTAAGATGAAACGTCACAGGAAATTGATTGGTCTGTTCAGGCAGACCAATCAAATTAGTATCATCCACTCTATACATTCCCAAGGTGCCTGTTTCACTCAGCCAATAGGGCGCACTGTATTTTGTTGCTGAAAATGTCCCATCGACGCTTTCGAGGGTATAAGGTGTATTTTGAGTTAGGGTAGTGGCTTGCAGTGAAGCAGGAAACACAATTACCGAAGACGCCACCGAGTTAAGTTTTATGGGAACATTCGAACGGTTTATTGCTTCGATGGTCACCTTTACAGCACCCTTAGGGGATATGCTTTGCTCATTTGCCACTGCTTCCAAATACAAGCCGGCACAGTCGGCAATAAGATCTTTAATTTCTTCCATCTTTACCGTTTTCCAGTAGCCTTCGGGAAGTTTTCTAATTAAATCGTATGCTTTTAACAATTCCGAGATACTTGCTGAAGGATTTTTAAAATTGAAATCTTTTTCAACCTTCGCCAAAATGGTTCCAATCGCAGCGCCACCTTCCAAACGAGACCAGGTGGTATTGATTCCGTCGAATAAATTCGATTTGTCTGCGGGGAAATCTCCTGTTAAAAATTCGAGATATTCGGTCTGACTCCCACGTGTTCCGGTACTTCCGAAGCCTTGCGATTTGTGCATGCTTCGGCTTAACGACGCAATTTCGCCGTTCGATAGACCCAATGAAGGATAATAACTTCCGGTTTCAACCTCCACTAAATTGGTTTTATCGGCTTTATCAAAATTCTCCTGACTCCCATAAAACCACCACGAAGTATTAAAAAAGAGGCGCCGGGGTTGCCAGGCACCGTAGGTTTTAACCGTTTCGGGATATTTTGTGGTATCTCCAACCATATCGAATGCGTCAAAACTCAACATGGCAGAAGAAGTATGATGGCCGTGTGTACTTCCCGGACTGCGATGATCAAACCGATTGATAATAATATCGGGTTTAAATTTTCGGATGGCAAGAACCACATCGCCTAAAACTTCGTTTTTATTCCAGATTTCCAAAGTTTCATCGGGATGTTTTGAATATCCAAAATCGTTGGCGCGTGTAAAGATTTGTTGTCCGCCGTCTACGCGTCGGGCAGCCAGTAATTCCTGAGTTCTAATCACCCCTAGCAATTCACGAATTTCGGGTCCTACAAGGTTTTGTCCGCCATCGCCTCGCGTCAAGGAAAGGTAGGCAGTTCGGGCTTTTACATCGTTGGAAAGAAACGAAATTAGACGGGTATTCTCGTCGTCCGGATGTGCTGCAATGTACAATGCCGAGCCCAGAAAATTTAATTTTTGAAGGCTGTGATATATTTCGGAAGCAGAAGGTTTTTGAGGAGATTGGGCGTTTATTGTTGAAAAGCAAAACAATAAAAGAAAGAGAGGAACTAAAAATTTACGCATGTGTACTTCTTTGAATTTTTCTTGTATTCCCAAATATACCCAAATTCAAAAAGGAGATTAATCTATTGGCTGTTCTTTAACATTTTTATCGTCTTCATGCAAAAAGTCATCAATGTGATCGGGTTTTATGACACTTACGCCTTTCTGAAGCATTAAACTATTGGGGTATGTTACAAATTCTCCTTGATTGGTTCGTAATACCAAATGGAATGTTTTTATATCTTCAATTATACCTTCCATCGGAAACTCTTTATCGTGAACTTTGATATAATCTCCAATTTTATATGGAAAGGTAAAAAACATGATTATACCGCTGGTTATATTACTAAGGATAGACCATTGGGCAAAAAATGCGATTCCTATAACTGCAAAAACAGAAGACATTACCCATCCCAAATCACTAAATTCTACTCCCCAAATAAGAATCATTCCCATTATCATAAGAAAGATAATAGCGAAGTCAATGTACTTGAGAATAAGTCCTGTACGGTGTTCTATTCTTTCCGAATTTTTTGCGAAACGCCTTACCAGCATTATTAGAATCAATCGCAATATGATAAATATTACAATATGAGCTGCAGTTTTAATAAGTTGTGGAAGATATTCTTCTAAAAACATTGTCTTTTATTTTATACCAAGTGAATCCCGTAAAATTACATCTTTATTGCTGTTTTGTGTCCAATAGGAGGTACGAATTCGCTTCATTTTTGTAGCGGTTGTTTTTAATCTCAAAGTGTCGTGAGGCTGTGTAGCGTTGGTTTCTTCCCATTTTTCAATTTCGTAAGGAAAGGTACTGTTAAAGTAAATCACCAGTTGTCGCTGCAATTCGGGATAATTGATAGAATACGAGGTAAGAGAATCACCCTGTTTTAAACCGGCAAATGCAGGATATGCATCTAACTTTTTGTGCCGTAATCGCAAGTACTCGAACGATGGAATAATCGAGATATCACCGGTTGGGAGTTCTTCGGGGTTAATACGGATTAGATTCCACAATTCATTTTCCAACCAGGCTTTAGGCAATTTAATGGATTGGTCGGCCTCTCCTTCAAAATAAGAATATGCCTCAATTTCAAAATCATTTTTATTGTTGAGTTGCGCATATACCATACCGCACCATTCCTGCACCGAATTACTCACTTTTAACGCATGCCCCGTGTGTTTTACAGGACTAAATGTGCTGGACATGATAGAATATGGGTAAATGCCGGTGAGAAAGTTTTTCATCTGATTTAATTTCAGTACCGAAATATTTTCTTCAGAATAGTTATTTGCTTTTACCTGCTCCGAAGGCAAAAAGTCTTCCGTTACAAAAATTGTCACTGCGCTCCCTTCCCGTATTTCTCCGTAGCGTTCCTGCGATAGGTCATAAGATGTAATTTCGGCCGTTCCATTGTACCAATACGCTTTAAATTCTTCGCTTAAATTTCGGGGCTTCGGCTCCCTTTTGTCCTTTTTGGAATTTGAAACTCCCAAAGGATCTGTGTCTTTTTCAACAGAATTACAAGATGTTATAAGGGTGAGGAATAAGAATATTACGAGCGTGTTGTAAAGAAGAAATTTCATTAGCATTGGATTTTAACGTAAAAATACTACAAAATCAGCGTAAAGGCAGCCCCATTAACGTTTTGTAAACAAGATGTGTTGGCAATCCCATTACGTTAAAATAGGAACCTTCCAGTCTTTCAATGGCGATATAGCCAATCCATTCCTGTACGCCGTAACTTCCTGCCTTGTCGTAGGGTTGGTAGGTGTTGAGATAGTATTCTATTTCAGCTTCGGAAAGAGATTTAAACCATACTTTGGTTGTGTCGTGAATTGTTTTCTGAAAGTTCTTACTCGTGAAGCAAACAGAGGTGATTACTTCGTGCAATTCCCCGCTTAAATTGCGCAGCATGTTTTTAGCATCCTCAGCATCTTTGGGTTTTCCGATGGCGACTCCGTCCTTCCATACAATAGTATCACTGGTGATTAACACATCATTTTCGGCAAGATCCTCAAAGGCCGAAGCTTTTAATTGTGCGAGATAATCGGTAATTTCAGAAGCCACTAGTGAATCGGGGTAGGATTCTTCAATTTCACGTACCTCAATAGCAAAATCGACATCCAGATCTTTAAAAAATGCCTGCCTACGTGGTGATCCCGAGGCGAGAATTATGTTGTAGTTTTTAAGGTGTGTCTTTAGCATTTTTACCGGGGTTCTGAGTCTTGGGTTATGGAATTTGGTATTTGGTATTTGGAATTTTTCTTGTGTTTATAAAATTGAATCATGCAATTGGAACAAATCTATACAATAGCATGGAACCTATTCCGAAGAACATAATTACTTTTAAAAGCCATGAAAGTTTGGTATAATCCTTCTCTGTTGCCGCACTCCAGGCCTTTGTACAAAAATAAAGTAGTGGGCCTATAATGAACAATAAAAAATATCCAATCACCAGTTGCGAGCTGTACAGGTTTACGTACATATAATAGATGATACCGCACATGGTAAAAACGCCGAGTACAAACACGATCGTAGTCGCTCTTTTTCGTCCAAGGGCTATGGCTAACGAATTTATTTCTCCCTTTTTATCGCCATTGATATCCTGCAGGTCTTTTACTATTTCCCGAATTAAATTCAGTACAAAGGCAAACATTGCAAAATCCAGTAGTATTTTAAAAATGACCCACTGTGACGCCTGATTCTCGGGCACAATCGCAGGCAGCAACTCAAACAGTCCTACAATTAGAATACTCATAGCTACCAGAGCAGAAATTAATACATTTCCGGCAAGAAGCATCGCTTTAATGTAGGATGCATATAAATAGAGAAGAGCAGCAATTATCACAAATAACGCTGCAAAACCGGGTTTTTCGATGCTGTTTGCCAGGTAAAATCCGATGCCGACTCCTGCTGTTGTTAATATTAGGTACCAACGATTGGCAGTGTTTTCTGAAACTTTAGTGCCCACGAGTACTTTAGAGGGTTTATTAATACGATCTATCGCCACATCGTAGATATCGTTGATGACGTTTCCTCCGGCGGCAATGCACAGCGTAGCCATTACTAAGAGGGTAAATTGAGAAGTAGTTAATGTAGTTGCGGCTTCAAAGGGAAGGAAGAGTCCGAATTTTAGGGCCACTTGCATAAAAGCAATTAACAATAGATTAAGCGGACGAATTAGTTTAAGTATATTCATGGACAACGAAACCTCAGTTAATCGTATTTGGCACTGGTTGCACCGTTAGAAAGCCACTTTCCTTGCACTTTCAGTACCTGTTCAATCACATCGCGTACACAGCCTTTTCCGCCATTTTTATGGGACACATACGTAGAAATTTCTTTAATCTCCGGAACGGCGTCCTGCGGACAACAAGGCAGACCTACTTGTTGCATAACTTCCAGATCGGGAATATCATCGCCCATAAACAAAACATTTTCCCGTTTTACATTCGCGCTTTGGAGATATCGGTTTAAAGTTTCGGTTTTGTGGTGGGCGCCTAGATGAATATCGGTTAAGCCCAAACCTTGCAGTCTGTTTCGAACACCTTCATTTGTGCCACCCGAAATAATACACACCTTAAACCCTTGTTCCAAAGCGGTCTTTAGAGCAAATCCGTCTTTGGTATGCATGGTTCTAAACAGCTCGCCGCTTGTTGTTACCTGTATGGTCCCGTCGGTAAGCACCCCGTCCACATCAAAAACAAAGGTGGTAATATGCTGTAAGTATTCTTTATAGCTTTTTTCCATAGGTCTTTTGTATGGCTTGCGTTAGTTGTTGATACAATTCTTTATGCGAACTGTCCTTCAGCAAATGTAAATGTTTTTCAATTGTTTTTAAATCGTTGCGTTTTGCGGGCCCGGTTTGCGCTTCGGAAGGGGTTAGCGTTTCAATTTTGCGGGCTGTTTCAGCAATAAGCGGTTGTAATAAATCGAATTGCAGGTTATTTTCTGAAGTGATTTCATGCCCTACACGATACAAATGATTGACAAAATTATTCACAAACACTGCGGCCAGATGGAGTTTTGCACGTTCTTCCGAATTAATTTCCACCACTTTTTCTGAAATGGTTTCCCCAAGGGTTTTTAAAAGTTTTAAATCGGATGCATTTTCGGCTTCCACACAGATTGGAATTTCCTTAAAATCCACAACCCGCTCCTTCGAAAAAGTTTGCAGAGGATAAAACACTCCGCTTCGGTTTTGTTTCGAAAGTACCTCCATTGCAACGCCACCAGATGTATGAACTACAAGCCTGTTTTTAAATGGTAGCGTTTCCGAAAACGAACCTACAACATCATCCGGGATGCCGATAATATAAATATCTGCTTCTTCTATTTTGGATAATTGTGAGGTAACAGGAATTGATTTCAGAACAGATTTTATTTCAACTTTATTTCTGTTATATATTTGATTAACAGAAACATTGCTCATATTATATAAAGTACTACATAAATGATAGTTGACATTTCCAAATCCTATAAAAACAATTCGAATCATGGGGCGAAGGTAAAACTTTTTGTTGCCTCTTTTAAATTCCCCGTTTTAAAATTATCGGCGGGACTTCATAAAATTTCATAGTGAGTATGATAAATATCATAGAAAAGCAGGTTGTTACAGACGTAAATTTGTTTAAAATTAAACCATACTACTATGAAAGTTGCAACCTTAGATCACTTGTTGGCCGATTTTAAAGAAGATTACTATATGTATATCCCTCTCACCATTATTTTGCAAAGCTGTGTGGGTTCGATTGCAGCCATGTTAATTCTCTCCAATGGTTTCTCTGCGGTCACTTTTATTGAATTAACCTTGTGCGTTTCCTTAAGTATGCTTTACAACGCTGCACTTTTGGCACAATTGAAACCAAAATTTTCATTTGGCTTATTAGTTGTAAGTTTGTTATTGAACACTTTATTTATAATTATCAATTTAATTTAACATTGGAAAAAACCGATTTATCTACCAGAGAAGACGTGGCCTTTTTGGTGACTACCTTTTACGGAAAGGTAAGAGCAGACGCGCTTTTGGGTCCTATATTTAACGGAATTATCAGGGACTGGGAACATCATTTTGAACACCTTAGCGATTTTTGGGAAACGAATCTTTTCTTCAAAAAATCGTATTCGGGAAATCCTATCCTGAAACATATTGAAGTCGATAAAAAAGTAGACGGGAAAATTAATGAATTACACTTTGGAACCTGGCTCAATCTGTGGTTTCAGACCATTGATGAGTTATTTGAAGGCGAAACAGCACAAATAGCAAAGAACAGAGCGCGGAACATGGGAACATTTCTTCATATTAGTATGTTTGAGGCAAGAAAAAGTGAGTCCATTTAATCTATTTCTAACATAAAATTAAGTAGCTTAAATGGTTGTAATTACCTAAATTTGCACCCAAAATTAGCCTCATGCAAAAGAAATTAGCTGCTATCCTTTTTTCAACACGTCTTACCGCTGTCTTATTTTTGGTTTTTGCCGCTGCTATGGCCGCGGGAACATGGTTGGATCGCTTTGCCGAAACATCTCCTACACCTTACACTAGAACTCTTATTTACAACGCATGGTGGTTCGAAGCCATTATGGGAATTTTTGTAATTAACTTTTTGGGA
This genomic stretch from Ulvibacter sp. MAR_2010_11 harbors:
- a CDS encoding Rossmann-like and DUF2520 domain-containing protein codes for the protein MIRIVFIGFGNVNYHLCSTLYNMSNVSVNQIYNRNKVEIKSVLKSIPVTSQLSKIEEADIYIIGIPDDVVGSFSETLPFKNRLVVHTSGGVAMEVLSKQNRSGVFYPLQTFSKERVVDFKEIPICVEAENASDLKLLKTLGETISEKVVEINSEERAKLHLAAVFVNNFVNHLYRVGHEITSENNLQFDLLQPLIAETARKIETLTPSEAQTGPAKRNDLKTIEKHLHLLKDSSHKELYQQLTQAIQKTYGKKL
- a CDS encoding group III truncated hemoglobin, with protein sequence MEKTDLSTREDVAFLVTTFYGKVRADALLGPIFNGIIRDWEHHFEHLSDFWETNLFFKKSYSGNPILKHIEVDKKVDGKINELHFGTWLNLWFQTIDELFEGETAQIAKNRARNMGTFLHISMFEARKSESI